One window of Candidatus Nitrospira kreftii genomic DNA carries:
- a CDS encoding putative Hemerythrin HHE cation binding domain protein translates to MTSKAEVATGVVEMLKEDHEKVKGLFEEFESAEQKQQGDIAATAIMELEVHADLEEKLIYPAIREQIDDDEMMNEAVEEHHLVHVLIKELKKLKPKDEVFQAKFKVLGELVKHHIEEEEGEILPKAQESDIDWESLERAVMKRRDTLIAKLSGSKKTSKG, encoded by the coding sequence ATGACAAGTAAAGCAGAAGTGGCGACCGGTGTCGTAGAGATGTTGAAAGAGGATCATGAGAAAGTTAAAGGTCTGTTCGAAGAGTTCGAGTCCGCTGAGCAAAAACAGCAGGGGGACATTGCAGCGACTGCCATCATGGAGCTCGAAGTCCACGCCGACCTGGAAGAGAAGCTCATCTACCCAGCGATTCGTGAGCAAATCGACGATGATGAGATGATGAACGAGGCGGTGGAAGAACACCATCTTGTCCATGTCCTCATTAAAGAATTGAAGAAGCTGAAACCCAAGGACGAGGTGTTCCAAGCCAAATTTAAGGTGCTGGGCGAGCTGGTGAAACACCATATTGAGGAAGAGGAAGGGGAGATATTGCCAAAGGCCCAAGAGAGCGATATCGATTGGGAATCGCTTGAAAGGGCTGTGATGAAGCGTCGGGACACCCTGATCGCAAAATTATCCGGATCTAAGAAGACCTCTAAAGGCTAG
- a CDS encoding hypothetical protein (conserved protein of unknown function), whose protein sequence is MRDNMIPRRTFLRWSLGWPLALPIVPSTLLHAADRREDQREETLTKGRPTSADSLSEAIVMKHENLFFVAQPDGDVPFTDSHGLGLYYHDCRYVNGYEMKFSGKKPVALSASSVQGAVGVFTLTNPRIELPDGTAIEKEEIGITWRRLVDNELPALRDRLLFQNFTLRTIEVPIALDIRSAFEDVFAVRGLLMNSSAGCILPPGTATSSGSPMTARTASPAR, encoded by the coding sequence ATGCGAGACAACATGATTCCTCGACGTACGTTTCTGCGCTGGTCGCTGGGATGGCCCCTTGCGCTGCCCATCGTTCCCAGCACATTGCTGCACGCCGCGGACCGAAGGGAGGATCAGCGTGAGGAGACGCTGACGAAAGGGCGTCCGACGAGCGCCGACAGCCTGTCGGAGGCGATCGTCATGAAGCACGAGAATCTCTTTTTTGTCGCACAACCTGATGGTGACGTGCCGTTCACGGACTCCCACGGCCTGGGCCTCTACTATCACGATTGCCGCTATGTGAACGGCTACGAGATGAAGTTCTCCGGAAAGAAGCCGGTGGCTCTGTCCGCTTCGTCGGTCCAGGGGGCTGTGGGGGTGTTTACCCTGACGAATCCCCGCATTGAGTTGCCTGACGGGACCGCGATCGAGAAGGAGGAAATCGGCATCACCTGGCGACGGTTGGTGGATAATGAGCTCCCGGCGTTGCGCGACCGCTTGCTCTTTCAAAATTTCACTCTTCGCACAATTGAGGTGCCCATTGCCCTGGATATTCGATCAGCGTTCGAAGATGTGTTCGCCGTGCGAGGACTGCTCATGAACAGTTCGGCCGGCTGCATCCTCCCTCCTGGGACGGCGACAAGCTCCGGTTCGCCTATGACGGCAAGGACGGCATCGCCCGCACGTTAA
- a CDS encoding hydroperoxidase HPII(III) (catalase) — protein MKKKHMAEAARDNKKAQYSDQTVSTGSGGEVHQTADGDTPVLTTQQGIPVSDDQNSLKIGSRGPTALEDFHFREKLFHFDHERIPERVVHARGFGAHGYFENYEPLTDFTKADLFQRAREKTPAFVRFSTVAGNKGSSDLARDVRGFAVKLYTKEGNWDIVGNNIPVFFIQDAVKFPDIIHAAKQEPDRGFPQAQTAHDNFWDFISLTPESMHMAIWIMSDRTIPRSFRFMEGFGVHTFRLVNAEGKSTFVKFHWKPKLGLQSVVWNEAVKINGADPDFHRRDLWNAIKMGDYPEWELGFQLFDEDFAERFDFDVLDATKIIPEEEVPVRRVGRLVLDRCVDNFFAETEQVAFCTQNIVPGIDFTNDPLLQGRNFSYLDTQLKRLGSPNFTHLPINAPKCPFAHFQQDGHMAMMNPTGRVNYEPNSWNGQGEGPRESPEKGFQSYAGQEEGPKLHIRSETFADHYSQGRQFYISQTEIEQRHIVDAFIFELSKCERLEIRVRIVSHLRNIHADLAKQVADGLRLKTMPRPADAARPTREDLKKSPALSILLNAPASFKGRKVGVLVTDGVDVDLFNSLKAAVEGEGAVLEVVAPMVGGVEASDGSWIEAAQMVGGAPSVLYDAVALLPSEDGASKLAKEGPARDYIADAFAHMKFIGYVEAATSLFKKAGLNESRDAGFIALDESDGSSKFIAACRQLRFWEREAAAMKA, from the coding sequence ATGAAGAAGAAACACATGGCGGAAGCAGCTAGGGACAATAAGAAAGCACAGTACAGTGATCAGACCGTCTCTACCGGAAGTGGTGGAGAAGTGCATCAGACTGCCGACGGCGACACGCCCGTATTAACCACTCAGCAGGGGATTCCGGTCTCGGACGATCAAAACTCCCTCAAGATCGGCTCACGTGGCCCCACGGCGCTGGAAGATTTCCACTTCCGCGAAAAGCTCTTTCACTTCGATCATGAACGCATCCCCGAACGGGTCGTCCATGCTCGCGGCTTTGGAGCGCATGGCTATTTCGAGAATTACGAGCCCCTCACGGATTTCACGAAGGCTGATCTCTTCCAACGGGCCAGAGAAAAGACCCCCGCGTTCGTGCGATTCTCGACCGTCGCTGGGAACAAAGGCTCGAGTGATCTGGCGCGGGACGTCCGAGGCTTTGCCGTGAAGCTGTACACCAAAGAAGGCAACTGGGACATCGTCGGTAACAACATTCCGGTGTTTTTTATTCAGGATGCCGTTAAGTTTCCGGACATCATCCATGCGGCTAAGCAGGAACCGGATCGAGGCTTTCCTCAGGCCCAAACGGCGCATGACAACTTCTGGGACTTCATATCGCTGACGCCGGAAAGCATGCATATGGCGATATGGATCATGTCCGATCGGACGATTCCGCGTTCCTTCCGCTTCATGGAGGGGTTTGGCGTCCATACGTTTCGCCTCGTCAATGCCGAGGGAAAATCAACCTTCGTCAAGTTTCACTGGAAACCGAAGCTAGGCCTTCAGTCCGTGGTTTGGAACGAAGCCGTCAAGATCAACGGCGCCGATCCTGACTTTCATCGCCGGGATCTGTGGAATGCCATCAAGATGGGCGACTATCCCGAATGGGAACTGGGCTTCCAGCTTTTTGACGAGGACTTTGCCGAACGGTTCGACTTCGATGTGCTGGACGCCACAAAAATCATTCCGGAGGAAGAGGTGCCCGTCAGGCGCGTCGGCCGGCTCGTGCTCGATCGCTGTGTCGACAACTTCTTTGCTGAGACCGAGCAAGTGGCCTTTTGTACTCAAAACATCGTACCTGGAATCGATTTTACAAACGATCCGCTTTTGCAGGGACGCAACTTCTCATACCTCGACACGCAGCTCAAACGGCTCGGCAGCCCGAACTTCACGCACCTGCCGATCAATGCGCCCAAATGCCCCTTCGCACATTTTCAGCAGGATGGACACATGGCGATGATGAATCCCACCGGACGAGTCAACTATGAACCGAATTCATGGAACGGCCAGGGTGAAGGTCCGCGCGAATCACCTGAGAAAGGATTTCAATCGTATGCCGGCCAGGAGGAGGGACCCAAACTCCACATCCGCTCAGAAACCTTTGCCGACCATTACAGCCAGGGACGGCAGTTTTACATCAGCCAAACAGAGATCGAGCAGCGCCACATCGTCGACGCTTTTATTTTTGAGCTGAGCAAGTGCGAAAGACTCGAAATTCGAGTCCGTATTGTCTCGCACCTACGCAATATTCACGCGGATCTGGCCAAACAGGTTGCGGATGGTCTGCGCCTGAAAACCATGCCTCGTCCGGCGGATGCCGCGAGGCCGACACGGGAGGACCTGAAAAAATCGCCGGCGCTGAGCATTCTCCTCAACGCTCCCGCCAGCTTCAAGGGACGTAAGGTCGGCGTGCTCGTCACCGATGGGGTCGATGTCGACCTGTTCAATTCGCTCAAAGCGGCGGTGGAAGGGGAAGGGGCGGTACTGGAGGTTGTCGCGCCGATGGTAGGCGGTGTCGAGGCGAGCGACGGTTCATGGATTGAAGCAGCTCAGATGGTTGGTGGTGCGCCATCGGTTCTCTACGATGCCGTGGCGCTGCTGCCGTCCGAAGATGGTGCTTCGAAGCTAGCCAAGGAAGGACCAGCGCGTGATTATATCGCGGATGCCTTTGCTCACATGAAGTTCATTGGTTACGTCGAGGCCGCCACTTCGCTATTCAAGAAGGCCGGTTTGAATGAGAGTCGCGACGCTGGATTTATCGCGCTTGATGAATCGGATGGCAGCTCAAAATTTATTGCGGCCTGCCGTCAACTTCGTTTCTGGGAGCGCGAGGCTGCAGCCATGAAAGCCTAA
- a CDS encoding hypothetical protein (conserved protein of unknown function), with amino-acid sequence MSLDPRGRQQVDLMLVIEESTDRPVPPRTPDPSALRVLEADVERDTQAWMRQVAKVSSNGSSLGELMDRSFRGLRILRSHLREETFFAAGVPWFATLFGRDSLITAWQMLAYRPQIAEQTLRLLAKYQGTREDAWCDEEPGKILHELRIGEMANINAIPHTPFYGTVDATPLFLMLMAEHAAWTGSLHIFEALRPHVGRALSWMDQYGTRHGNGYLTYLSRAKNKVINKGWKDSGDAIVNADGGLAKPPIALVEVQGYAYAAKIGIAGLFEQAGDFHRGAILREEARRLRERFNRDFWLEQQDCYALALQGDGKPVTVVSSNPGQALWTGIADADKAERTIRRLMADDMFSGWGVRTLSSQARGYNPIGYHLGTVWPHDNSIIAAGCRRYGSDDSALRIFQGLFDAAFHFREHQLPEVFCGFGREEYDIPINYPVACHPQAWASGTIPFLLTTLLGVAPDAFAKRLRIVRPLLPKVLDRLDLRNLEVGQASVDLHFQRGEQGVHVDVTKVDGELDIQVDKGNQG; translated from the coding sequence GTGTCACTGGATCCGCGCGGGCGGCAACAGGTTGATCTCATGCTGGTCATCGAAGAATCCACGGACCGGCCCGTCCCTCCCCGGACGCCTGATCCCAGTGCGCTGAGGGTATTGGAAGCAGACGTGGAACGGGATACTCAGGCCTGGATGCGGCAGGTCGCCAAGGTGTCGAGCAACGGATCGTCTCTGGGTGAACTCATGGACCGGTCGTTTCGCGGCTTGCGAATCCTGCGCTCCCATTTGCGCGAGGAAACCTTTTTCGCAGCGGGAGTGCCGTGGTTCGCCACACTGTTCGGCCGGGACAGTTTGATTACTGCCTGGCAAATGCTGGCCTACCGTCCCCAAATCGCGGAGCAAACACTGCGTCTGTTGGCAAAGTATCAGGGGACGCGTGAGGACGCGTGGTGCGACGAGGAGCCGGGAAAAATTCTACATGAGCTGCGGATCGGCGAAATGGCCAACATCAATGCCATTCCGCACACTCCGTTTTACGGCACTGTCGATGCTACGCCGCTGTTTCTTATGCTGATGGCGGAGCACGCGGCCTGGACCGGCTCGTTACATATATTCGAAGCCTTGAGGCCACATGTCGGGCGGGCTCTGTCGTGGATGGACCAGTACGGTACTCGGCACGGCAACGGATACCTGACCTATCTCAGCCGCGCGAAGAACAAAGTCATTAACAAGGGATGGAAAGATTCCGGTGATGCTATCGTCAATGCCGACGGGGGCCTGGCGAAACCGCCCATCGCGCTCGTGGAAGTGCAGGGCTATGCCTATGCCGCCAAAATTGGGATTGCCGGTCTATTTGAGCAGGCTGGGGATTTCCACCGGGGAGCAATCCTCAGGGAGGAAGCCCGCCGGTTGCGTGAACGGTTCAATCGAGACTTCTGGTTGGAACAACAGGATTGTTACGCCCTCGCGTTGCAGGGGGATGGAAAGCCGGTGACCGTGGTCTCGTCAAATCCCGGTCAAGCGCTCTGGACCGGGATCGCCGACGCCGATAAGGCTGAGCGGACGATCCGGCGACTCATGGCTGATGATATGTTCAGCGGATGGGGCGTCCGGACCTTATCATCACAAGCACGTGGCTACAATCCTATCGGATATCATCTCGGTACGGTGTGGCCGCACGACAATTCGATCATCGCGGCGGGTTGTCGCCGTTACGGATCGGATGACTCGGCGCTGCGTATCTTTCAGGGATTGTTCGATGCCGCGTTTCATTTTCGCGAGCACCAATTGCCGGAAGTCTTCTGCGGCTTTGGACGGGAGGAGTATGACATACCGATCAATTATCCTGTGGCGTGCCATCCGCAGGCCTGGGCCTCAGGCACGATCCCGTTTCTCCTGACGACGCTGCTCGGGGTGGCACCGGACGCGTTCGCCAAGCGGCTGCGTATCGTCAGACCTCTCCTACCGAAAGTCCTGGATCGTTTGGACCTCCGCAATCTAGAAGTTGGGCAGGCGAGCGTCGACCTCCATTTTCAACGTGGCGAGCAGGGAGTTCACGTCGATGTGACCAAGGTTGACGGCGAGCTGGACATTCAGGTGGACAAAGGAAACCAAGGCTAA
- a CDS encoding hypothetical protein (conserved exported protein of unknown function) has protein sequence MKRVIRQMLCVFSGFALWTSLVLASDTILPQGEPRLQQSDAAKQERREEFRKNRLKQQGQGENYRIEGQLQGGSKGPIIEDSQGHDREGTGIEDPSVNPGQASGLKTVRGRVTKSEEKTITIEQVNGEETVLTIDPQTTLNADIHLGDRITGTVTNQSRAVIVQKEGTPQP, from the coding sequence GTGAAACGAGTCATTCGACAGATGCTGTGTGTGTTTTCAGGCTTTGCTCTCTGGACCTCTTTAGTCTTAGCCAGCGATACGATCCTTCCGCAAGGGGAGCCTCGGCTTCAGCAATCCGATGCAGCGAAACAAGAACGGCGTGAGGAGTTCCGTAAAAACCGGCTGAAACAACAGGGGCAGGGAGAGAATTACCGAATTGAGGGACAACTCCAAGGCGGATCAAAAGGACCCATAATCGAGGATTCACAAGGCCATGACCGTGAGGGCACCGGCATTGAAGATCCAAGTGTGAATCCCGGTCAAGCATCGGGATTGAAGACGGTGCGTGGTCGCGTCACAAAGTCCGAGGAAAAGACTATTACGATCGAGCAAGTGAATGGTGAGGAGACCGTTCTTACGATCGACCCTCAGACAACACTCAATGCCGATATACATCTCGGCGATCGCATTACCGGGACTGTCACAAACCAGAGTCGAGCCGTAATAGTTCAAAAGGAAGGTACACCTCAACCGTGA
- a CDS encoding Sugar transporter SemiSWEET: MDLATTVLGYVAGTLTTLAFLPQVIRTWRTKSTKDLSLPMLSAFTGGVACWFVYGLWIDSMPITLTNGVTFLLAGTNLMLKLRYG; the protein is encoded by the coding sequence ATGGACCTTGCGACGACGGTATTGGGTTACGTGGCAGGCACCTTGACGACCCTGGCTTTTCTCCCTCAGGTGATTCGTACGTGGCGCACCAAATCTACGAAGGATCTCTCCTTGCCGATGCTGTCGGCATTCACCGGCGGTGTAGCCTGTTGGTTTGTCTACGGCCTCTGGATCGATTCGATGCCGATTACCCTCACGAACGGTGTGACGTTCCTCCTGGCGGGAACCAATCTTATGCTCAAGCTGCGGTATGGATAA
- a CDS encoding ABC transporter ATP-binding protein: MSPLVSFRQVSARIGQKDILYDLSVDVEPGETLVLLGRSGSGKTTVLKLVNGLLVPSAGAVLIEGTPTTAWDLIRLRRRMGYVIQDAGLFPHFTVADNVGLVSRLEGWQPGDIDARVQYLLTQVGLPPSQFATRYPRELSGGQRQRVGVARALAADPPLLLMDEPFGALDPVTRVELQQQFLELRRRLNTTALLVTHDVREALLLGTRIGVLHNGRLVFMGTRTEFFKAQDQEVRAFHTCLEEKWKETI, encoded by the coding sequence ATGAGTCCTCTTGTCTCCTTCCGACAAGTTTCGGCTCGTATCGGTCAGAAAGATATCCTCTATGATCTCAGTGTAGATGTGGAACCAGGAGAAACCCTGGTGCTTCTGGGGCGTAGCGGCTCAGGCAAGACTACCGTCTTGAAACTTGTGAATGGCCTGCTCGTGCCAAGCGCCGGTGCTGTCTTGATTGAGGGTACTCCCACCACCGCATGGGATCTGATCCGGCTCAGACGACGAATGGGGTACGTGATTCAGGATGCGGGGCTCTTTCCACATTTTACGGTGGCGGACAATGTCGGACTGGTTTCCCGTCTGGAGGGTTGGCAGCCCGGCGACATCGATGCCCGTGTGCAATATCTTCTGACTCAGGTTGGACTTCCTCCGTCACAATTCGCCACGCGCTATCCCCGAGAGTTGTCCGGTGGTCAACGTCAGCGGGTCGGGGTCGCCCGCGCGCTCGCAGCGGATCCGCCGTTGTTGCTGATGGACGAACCGTTTGGCGCGCTCGATCCGGTGACCCGCGTGGAACTTCAGCAACAGTTTCTCGAACTGCGAAGGAGGCTTAACACAACGGCTCTGCTCGTCACGCATGATGTTCGGGAAGCCTTGTTGCTTGGTACCCGCATCGGAGTGCTTCACAACGGCCGGTTGGTCTTTATGGGTACACGCACCGAGTTTTTCAAGGCCCAGGACCAGGAAGTGCGAGCCTTCCACACGTGCCTCGAGGAAAAGTGGAAGGAGACGATCTGA
- a CDS encoding FAD dependent oxidoreductase encodes MKPSVTSEHTNSVWMSIDMPAGTSLNEDTTSDVCIIGGGIAGLTTAYRLSQEGKSVVVLESGTLGSGMTPLTTAHLSHVMDRGMSTIERLHGVEGARLAVQSHATAIRWIEETAANKSVSCDFERVDGFLFASSDGSARHIEEEWQAARRVGLTDVARYDTDIPLPFPAEACLRFPNQAQFHPMKYLSGLARAIQQMGGRLFTDSHVTQVDAKPRVVVKTHRGWQVTADAVVVTTNTPINNTVTLHTKQAPYVTYAIGARIAAGSLPKALYWDTEDPYHYVRSHTEIIDGHEHTVLIVGGEDHKTGQAEDGERRYAALETWMRERFPMAGDVLFSWAGQVMESIDGLAYIGRNPGDSNVYVATGDSGMGMTHGTIAGLLLSDLIMGRPSPWASLYDPSRQPIKAAGTFLAESLNVAAQYTDWLTPGDVASEEAIPVEGGAVLRDGLHKIAVYRDSDGALHRCSAVCPHLSCIVAWNPSQKTWDCPCHGSRFDRFGTVLNGPATSDLSPCRGRSISSPS; translated from the coding sequence ATGAAACCATCAGTCACATCTGAACATACCAACTCAGTGTGGATGTCAATCGACATGCCTGCCGGCACGTCCCTCAATGAGGACACCACGTCAGACGTGTGTATCATCGGAGGCGGGATCGCCGGCCTTACAACCGCCTATCGTCTATCCCAGGAGGGTAAATCCGTCGTCGTGCTTGAGAGCGGGACACTCGGCAGTGGCATGACCCCATTGACGACGGCGCATCTCTCCCATGTGATGGATCGCGGCATGTCGACCATAGAACGGTTGCACGGGGTAGAAGGAGCGCGCTTGGCAGTGCAGAGCCACGCAACAGCCATCAGATGGATCGAAGAGACGGCGGCAAACAAATCCGTCTCCTGCGATTTCGAGCGGGTGGACGGATTTTTGTTCGCCTCCTCCGATGGCTCAGCGCGCCACATCGAAGAAGAATGGCAAGCCGCTCGCCGCGTTGGGCTGACCGATGTAGCTCGATACGACACAGATATTCCTCTTCCTTTCCCTGCAGAGGCCTGCCTGCGATTCCCCAACCAAGCTCAATTTCATCCGATGAAATATCTATCGGGGCTAGCCCGTGCCATTCAACAAATGGGCGGCCGTCTGTTCACGGACTCACATGTGACCCAAGTAGATGCCAAGCCCCGAGTTGTCGTGAAAACGCATAGGGGCTGGCAGGTAACGGCCGACGCGGTCGTCGTGACTACCAACACACCGATCAACAACACCGTGACACTGCATACGAAGCAAGCTCCATATGTCACCTATGCGATCGGGGCCAGAATCGCGGCGGGTTCCCTCCCAAAAGCCTTGTATTGGGACACTGAGGATCCCTATCACTATGTCCGAAGCCACACGGAAATCATCGACGGGCATGAACACACGGTGCTCATTGTCGGAGGAGAAGATCACAAGACCGGACAAGCCGAAGATGGTGAACGACGCTATGCCGCTCTAGAAACCTGGATGCGCGAGCGTTTTCCTATGGCGGGAGACGTGCTTTTCAGCTGGGCAGGACAAGTAATGGAGTCTATCGACGGCCTGGCCTATATCGGACGTAACCCGGGCGATTCGAATGTATATGTGGCTACGGGCGATTCCGGCATGGGCATGACACATGGGACTATCGCAGGTCTGTTGCTGTCGGATCTCATTATGGGCCGGCCTTCCCCCTGGGCCTCATTGTATGATCCTTCCCGTCAACCGATAAAAGCGGCCGGAACCTTTCTCGCGGAATCCCTTAATGTAGCAGCGCAATACACTGATTGGCTTACGCCGGGCGATGTCGCGTCAGAAGAAGCCATTCCAGTCGAGGGCGGAGCCGTGCTTCGCGATGGGCTGCACAAGATTGCTGTCTATCGTGATAGCGACGGTGCACTTCATCGATGCTCCGCCGTCTGTCCACATCTCTCATGCATCGTGGCTTGGAATCCAAGCCAGAAAACCTGGGATTGTCCATGCCACGGTTCACGTTTCGACCGGTTCGGGACAGTTCTCAATGGACCAGCCACCTCCGATCTAAGTCCGTGTCGAGGCCGTTCAATCAGCTCGCCATCCTGA
- a CDS encoding Substrate-binding region of ABC-type glycine betaine transport system: MGRTQIIACVIVGVWASGIVGCTKERPLTVGSKNFTEQVILGEIVAQHLEHRLGRHVDRKLDLGGTMLAHHALVNGDIDLYPEYTGTALATVLKLPPAHDPATALTLVRAEYQTRFSVEWMDPLGFNNTFAMVIREDDARKTKIATLSEAGRYAPGWNLGVGYEFQQRSDGLAGLLKTYNLSLDGSPKMMDLGLLYKALEQRQVSMVAGNATDGQLSVLDVRVLLDDQHYFPPYDCALAVRSETLKSNPLLRIALTELAGLFTDRTMRTLNYQVDGAHRPVREVAEQFLQDMGLHR, from the coding sequence ATGGGTCGAACACAAATTATCGCCTGTGTGATTGTTGGAGTATGGGCGAGCGGGATTGTCGGCTGTACCAAGGAACGACCGCTCACGGTCGGCTCGAAGAATTTCACCGAGCAGGTGATCCTCGGTGAGATTGTGGCTCAGCATCTGGAACATCGGCTCGGCCGTCATGTGGATCGTAAACTGGACTTAGGTGGGACTATGTTGGCGCATCACGCGCTCGTGAACGGAGACATCGACCTCTATCCTGAGTACACGGGGACCGCGCTGGCGACTGTCTTGAAGTTACCTCCTGCTCACGATCCGGCTACCGCGTTGACCCTCGTCCGAGCCGAATATCAGACACGGTTCAGCGTGGAATGGATGGACCCGTTAGGATTCAATAACACGTTCGCCATGGTGATCCGCGAAGATGACGCTCGAAAAACCAAGATTGCCACCTTGAGCGAGGCAGGGCGATATGCTCCGGGTTGGAACCTCGGTGTCGGGTACGAATTCCAGCAGCGATCGGACGGACTGGCCGGATTATTGAAGACCTACAATCTTTCCTTGGACGGATCTCCGAAAATGATGGACCTCGGCTTGCTGTACAAGGCACTCGAGCAACGACAGGTCAGCATGGTGGCTGGGAATGCCACCGATGGCCAGTTGTCGGTTCTGGATGTGCGGGTGCTCCTGGATGACCAGCACTATTTCCCTCCGTACGACTGCGCATTGGCCGTGCGGAGCGAAACGTTGAAGAGCAATCCACTCTTGCGGATTGCCCTCACCGAACTGGCGGGACTGTTCACCGACCGTACGATGCGCACGTTGAACTACCAGGTGGACGGAGCACATCGTCCTGTTCGGGAGGTCGCTGAGCAATTCCTTCAGGACATGGGGCTCCATCGTTAA
- a CDS encoding Carnitine transport permease protein OpuCD: protein MSSALMRDILDLTLEHLFLVGFSMTIAAALAVPTGIVLSRRRVLQPWVLGFANIMQTVPSLALFGFLIPLPFLGGIGKHTAIVALVLYALLPILRNTLIGILNVDPAVRESAIAMGMTDRQLLWEVELPLATRTILTGLRIATVTTIGTATIAAAIGGGGLGVFIFRGLASVDTTLLLAGAVPAAIIAMAADRGLGWVEHKLSPV from the coding sequence ATGTCTTCCGCGTTGATGCGGGATATTCTCGATTTGACGCTCGAACATCTATTTCTGGTGGGCTTCTCCATGACGATTGCCGCCGCGCTGGCCGTTCCGACTGGCATTGTGCTCTCTCGACGCCGCGTCCTTCAACCATGGGTGTTGGGGTTTGCGAATATTATGCAGACTGTCCCGAGTCTGGCGCTCTTTGGGTTTCTGATTCCTCTTCCTTTTCTTGGGGGGATCGGCAAGCACACGGCGATTGTCGCGCTCGTGCTGTACGCGCTCTTGCCGATTCTACGAAATACCCTCATCGGCATTCTGAATGTGGACCCGGCTGTGCGTGAGTCGGCGATCGCCATGGGTATGACGGACCGGCAACTTCTCTGGGAGGTGGAACTCCCGCTCGCGACCAGAACGATTTTGACCGGCCTGCGGATCGCCACGGTGACGACAATCGGAACAGCGACGATCGCCGCGGCCATTGGCGGCGGCGGGCTCGGTGTCTTTATCTTTCGTGGCCTGGCATCCGTCGATACGACGCTGCTTCTGGCCGGCGCGGTTCCAGCTGCCATCATTGCGATGGCGGCCGATCGAGGACTCGGATGGGTCGAACACAAATTATCGCCTGTGTGA
- a CDS encoding putative 17.2 kDa protein in melC2-rnhH intergenic region, whose product MSVIEKSIELNVPVNKAYNQWTQFEEFPRFMEGVEHVHQIDDKHVHWKASIGGKQKEWDAVITEQIPDQRIAWRSQEGATNGGTVTFSKVAENKSRLNLRLEYEPDGAVEKTGDAVGVVSGRVEGDLQRFKEFIESRGQETGAWRGKVD is encoded by the coding sequence ATGTCGGTCATAGAGAAGTCGATTGAGCTCAATGTTCCAGTCAACAAGGCCTATAATCAATGGACGCAATTTGAAGAGTTTCCGCGTTTCATGGAAGGCGTGGAGCATGTGCACCAAATCGATGACAAACATGTGCATTGGAAGGCCAGCATCGGGGGTAAGCAGAAAGAATGGGATGCCGTCATCACTGAACAGATTCCCGATCAGCGAATCGCCTGGAGGAGTCAGGAAGGCGCCACCAATGGCGGAACAGTCACCTTTTCCAAAGTGGCTGAGAATAAATCGCGGCTCAACCTTCGTTTGGAATATGAGCCGGATGGGGCCGTTGAGAAAACCGGAGATGCTGTAGGTGTAGTGTCCGGACGTGTGGAAGGAGATCTGCAACGATTCAAAGAATTCATTGAATCACGCGGTCAAGAAACCGGCGCGTGGCGAGGAAAGGTCGACTGA